The sequence ATCAAGCGAATGGGGTATGGATATCGAGATACAGACTACTTCTTCTTGAAGATAAAAGCGGCTTTCCCCGGAAAGCCGCGATGAACCTCTTTTTTTGCCTCTCATAGCGCGAGTCGCTAATTTGTTGTTAAGTCTTTTCACATCTCGACACTCGAATCTGCTTTTAATCTCTTCTCATCCCGTTACCCGAAACCGGTATCCGCTTTTAATCTTTTCGCATCTCGTCACTCGAATCCCGCATCCGCTTTTAATCTCTTCGCATCTCGATACTCGTATCTCTCATCTATTTTTTAGCCTGCTTCTCAATCGCCTTCACCATGCCTTTAAAGATAAACAGGTGAGCAGGCATCATCGCAAACCAATACAGTAACCCTAGAAAGCCCTTTGGATGCCACCAAGCCGAGATGTTCAGCTCGCGAGAATCACCGTGGTCAGAGACAGTAATCTCAAGCCTGCCCAAGCCAGGGCCTTTCATACCAAAAAGAAGAGATAAAAACTGGTTTTCTTCACAACGAATCACTTTCCACGAATCGATTTTGTCACCGACTTTTAGATTGGGGCCTTCCGGCATTTGACGCACAGGTACACCGCCACCGAACAGAACATCCAGCCACTCACGTGTGCGCCATAAAGCGTTAGCGAAGAAATAACCCTGCTTCGGGCTTCCAATTTGCTGAGCCACGTGCCAGAGCGATTCTAATGACGCGCTAGAAGTGATACTTGCGCCTGTTTTCTTTGGGTAATAACCGTATCCCGCTTGCCAGCGTTTGAAGGCGGTTTTATCGAAACCCCATACGTTGCTTTTAACAAAGTTTCCTTCAGCGTGAATGGCTTGTTCAACCATGCTTTCGAACGAGATAAGCTTTTGAGGATACTTCTCTCTGATGGTGGTCGAACTGGCGATGAAGTCGTGCTTTAAGCCCGCGAGAAGCGCTCTACCTATGTTGGACGGTACAGAAGTCACCACGCCTAACCAATATGAAGCAATCTTTGGTGTTAGTAGCGATGTCGCCCATAATCTGAGTGGACGATCGGCGGTTTTGGCAATATGAGCAAATTGATTTCGATAAGAGACAATGTCTGGTCCGCCAACCTCAAAGGTCTGGCTTTCGCTCGGCGTGTCTTGTACAAGTTTCAGCAGGTAGTGGTTCAGGTTCTGCAAAGCAATTGGATTGGCTTTAGAGTCGACCCACTTTGGCGCAATCATGATCGGCAAGTTGTACACGAAGTCTCGCATGATCTCGAATGCCGCAGATCCGGGGCCGATGATAACGCCTGCCTGAAGTTCGGTAACCGGTACCGGCCCTTTACGAAGGAGTTCTCCGGTTTTCTTTCTCGCCTGAAGGTGCTCTGAATCACCAGTCTGAGGTTGAAGTGAACTTAGGTAGATGATGTGCTGGTTCTTTGGCCCAAGGGCAGAAACAAAGTTACGTGCCAAGCTCAGCTCATAATCAATAAAGTCGTGGCCCTCAGCCATGCCATGAACGAGGAAGAAGATAAGATCAAAGTCGGGGACTAAAGCTTGCGTTGCAGCTTGATCAGCAAGATCAAGATACTCAAGTGATAAGTTTTCGTGAGGTACGGTCCGTGCCTTTAAATAGTCGATATGCCTCGCTGCTGCCGTGACTTGATAGCCTTGCTCAAGCAGGAGAGGGAGAAGTTGCGAACCAACATATCCAGAAGCGCCTAAAACCAGTACTTTCTTCATTGTTACTCCATGTATTGCGTATCAAACCATCCTTTGCTCATACTACGCTAACTTTTCTACAAAACCAATTGAGCCATGAGTAATGAAAAAGCCAATAGAAAGAATCTATTGGCTTAAGTTTATCGTCAGAATTTAATCGCTTCGTTTGGTGCTACTTAGCTCTGCTGCTGTGCCTTAGGGCTAAGGTTATTTCCCTTGTATTCACCGGTTAGCGTTTTTAGGAAGGCTTTGATGGCATCCACTTCATCATCACTCATTTCGACACCCACTTGATATTTACCCATATCAAAGATCGCTTGTTCTAGTGTCTCTGCATGGCCGTCGTGGAAGTAGGGCGCAGTGAGTTCAATGCTTCTCAGCGTTGGAACCTTGAACTTGTGCTTGTCGGATTCAACCGCCGTGACGTTGTATCTTCCCAAGTCCTCTGGAGTGATATCCGTTCCTCTGTCTGAGAAGTAGTCTGCTTTCATACCCATGGTTTCAAAGGTTTCACCGCCCATGGCTTCACCCGTGTGGCACGTATCACAGCTGTATTGTTTGAATAGCTTCAGTCCATGTTTTTCATGAGCGTCCATTGCGTCAGTATTACCCGTCAGGTATTGGTCGAATCGGCTGTTTGGTGTCACCAAGGTTTTTTCAAATTCGGCGATAGCATGCGTGATGGTGTCACCGGTGATTTCACCGTCATAAGTCTTATTGAATTTGGCAACTAACTCAGGATCACTGCTCAGTTTATCGATGATCTGTTGCCAACCCTCTGATCCCATTTCAATAGGGTTAAAAGGAGGACCGCCAGCTTGGTCTTGCAAGTCGTTTGCCCTGCCATCCCAAAACTGCAGTTTGTTATACGCTGAGTTGAAAACCGTTGGTGCATTGATGCCGCCAACTTGGCCATGAATACCAACAGAACCGACCAAGTTGTCGACACCACCTGTGTCTAAGCCATGGCAAGTGGCACAAGAAACGGTGTCGTCACCAGATAGGCGCGTGTCATGGTAGAGCGCTTTGCCCAGCTTTACTCTGTCTTCGTCTACTTCAAACTGAGTGTAGATTGGCTGAAGCGTACCTTCTCTGCGGCTGTCATCTACAGGAGAGTCTTGGTGAATGTCTGCTCTTGTTTGGCGTATCCACTTTAATAAAGTGTGTTTTTCTTCATTTGAAATGCCTGCTGACCAGTGCATGGACTGATAGATCTTAGGTGGCATAGAATCGTCGTAGAGCACCTTTTCAATGCGAGCGAGCGCTACTTCGGACACTGGTTCATTATTCTGAATACCGTTGAAGAGTTGCGTAATTTCAAAGTGCTTCATACCTGTTTGTATGTCGGCATTCATGAGGGTTTTCGCGATTGGCCATTCAGAATAGAAAGGCATTTCACTTTCGTTGGTGTGGCAGTAAGCACACCCTTTATCACTGAGCACTTTCATGGCTTGGTAATCTAAAGACGACTTATCCAAAGATGAAAATTGCGCGAGACTTTCAGCGGCAATGCGTTGATCGTTTTTATCAACCGTATACACCGTACCTAAATAAGCCAAGATACCGACACCAGCCAAACTCATTATTAATTTTTTATTATTCATTTTAACTCCCTATTGAAACTGGGGTGGAAGTTATTGAATTAAAGGCGATTTATGAAATGACAAAAAGGAATGAATATTAATCGAATAATTAGATGGATAAAAATTTAACACAATAAAACCACTCAAATCATATGGTTAAGGCGATGTGTGAAAATTGATAACAAATTCAATGAAATAAACATCGGGACTAACTTTGATTTCCGTCAATTTAGGTTTTTGGTAGATCAAGTTGAGTGTTGTATGTATGGGTATTGTTTGATATCTACTTTTTATGACTAATTTGAGAATTAATTATATTTACCAAACTATTCTTACCAAGGCTTGGGAGTATCACCTTATTGTCATCCAATGGATGAAACGTGAAAAGACGTTATACGGAAATTGATGCCCTCAGTATGATTTATGTATGGTTGAAATTCGAACATTGATATACTGAAAGAATAATCCTTTTATCATCAACACGTTCCGTTCAGGTATTCCTATGTTGCTCTCTTCAATTATTCATCACACACGCGGCGATTTTGTTCGCAGGTTGATTGCTATTGCTTTGCCAATCACCTTGCAGAGCATCATGTTTTCAAGCCGAGGCTTAGTGGATGTATTGATGTTAGGACAACTTGGGGAAGCCGATATTGCCGCAGTCGGCGTTGCGAGCCGTGCGATGTTCGTTACGACTATCATGCTGGTAGGCGTGACCACGGGTGGCGCGTTGCTTACCGCTCAATATTGGGGCGCGGGCAACAAGCAAGGTGTGAGAGAAAGCACAGCACTAACCTGGCTGGTTTCGACGCTGTTTGCGCTGTTGACCATCGTGTTCTTTGTCTCTTTCCCTGCACAAATTATGGGTGTGACTACCGACTCTCAAGAAGTGATTAGCTTGGGTGTTGAATATATCGTTATCACCTCATTTAGCATGTTAGCCGTATCGTGTGTCAGCAGTATGGCCGTTGGCTTAAGAGCGATGCATAAGCCAGGGCTGAGTACCTTCTTCAGTGGTATTGGTATTTTGTCTAACGTGTTCTTAAACTGGGTGCTGATCTTCGGTAACTTAGGATTTCCGGCTCTTGGCATCAAAGGTGCGGCGATTGCGACCGTATTGAGTGGCGCAATTGAAGTGGCGACCTTATTTGGCTACCTTTATTTCTCTCAACATTTATTAGCTTTCAAACTCTGTGATATCAAAGCTGCGGCAACGGTGGAGAAAGTCGTTCGCTTCTTGAAATTGTCTCTGCCGACAACCTTCAACTTTTTAGCTTGGGCTGGTGGCTTATTCGCTTATCACGTCATTATGGGTCAATCGGGCGTGCAAGGGTTAGCAGCGCTTTCGGTGATGACGCCCGTTGAATCTATCTCATTGAGTTTATTGATTGGTATGTCGAATGCAGCCGCGGTTTTGGTGGGCAACCAGCTTGGCGCGAAAAACAATGAAGCGGTTTATTATCAAGCACTCGGCTTAACGATTTTGTGTTTCTTGACCAGTGTTGTGGTGGCGATTTTCCTCTACTTTATACAAACGCCAATATTGAATGCCTTTAGTGCTTTGACTGAAGAAACCCGAGCGCTTTCAGAGAAGTTTATTTTGATT is a genomic window of Vibrio sp. ED004 containing:
- a CDS encoding DUF2867 domain-containing protein, with product MKKVLVLGASGYVGSQLLPLLLEQGYQVTAAARHIDYLKARTVPHENLSLEYLDLADQAATQALVPDFDLIFFLVHGMAEGHDFIDYELSLARNFVSALGPKNQHIIYLSSLQPQTGDSEHLQARKKTGELLRKGPVPVTELQAGVIIGPGSAAFEIMRDFVYNLPIMIAPKWVDSKANPIALQNLNHYLLKLVQDTPSESQTFEVGGPDIVSYRNQFAHIAKTADRPLRLWATSLLTPKIASYWLGVVTSVPSNIGRALLAGLKHDFIASSTTIREKYPQKLISFESMVEQAIHAEGNFVKSNVWGFDKTAFKRWQAGYGYYPKKTGASITSSASLESLWHVAQQIGSPKQGYFFANALWRTREWLDVLFGGGVPVRQMPEGPNLKVGDKIDSWKVIRCEENQFLSLLFGMKGPGLGRLEITVSDHGDSRELNISAWWHPKGFLGLLYWFAMMPAHLFIFKGMVKAIEKQAKK
- a CDS encoding cytochrome-c peroxidase, with protein sequence MNNKKLIMSLAGVGILAYLGTVYTVDKNDQRIAAESLAQFSSLDKSSLDYQAMKVLSDKGCAYCHTNESEMPFYSEWPIAKTLMNADIQTGMKHFEITQLFNGIQNNEPVSEVALARIEKVLYDDSMPPKIYQSMHWSAGISNEEKHTLLKWIRQTRADIHQDSPVDDSRREGTLQPIYTQFEVDEDRVKLGKALYHDTRLSGDDTVSCATCHGLDTGGVDNLVGSVGIHGQVGGINAPTVFNSAYNKLQFWDGRANDLQDQAGGPPFNPIEMGSEGWQQIIDKLSSDPELVAKFNKTYDGEITGDTITHAIAEFEKTLVTPNSRFDQYLTGNTDAMDAHEKHGLKLFKQYSCDTCHTGEAMGGETFETMGMKADYFSDRGTDITPEDLGRYNVTAVESDKHKFKVPTLRSIELTAPYFHDGHAETLEQAIFDMGKYQVGVEMSDDEVDAIKAFLKTLTGEYKGNNLSPKAQQQS
- a CDS encoding MATE family efflux transporter; this translates as MLLSSIIHHTRGDFVRRLIAIALPITLQSIMFSSRGLVDVLMLGQLGEADIAAVGVASRAMFVTTIMLVGVTTGGALLTAQYWGAGNKQGVRESTALTWLVSTLFALLTIVFFVSFPAQIMGVTTDSQEVISLGVEYIVITSFSMLAVSCVSSMAVGLRAMHKPGLSTFFSGIGILSNVFLNWVLIFGNLGFPALGIKGAAIATVLSGAIEVATLFGYLYFSQHLLAFKLCDIKAAATVEKVVRFLKLSLPTTFNFLAWAGGLFAYHVIMGQSGVQGLAALSVMTPVESISLSLLIGMSNAAAVLVGNQLGAKNNEAVYYQALGLTILCFLTSVVVAIFLYFIQTPILNAFSALTEETRALSEKFILILSVGIVIRSIPMTVIVGVLRAGGDVKFCLYQDLIAQWVIGIPLAAIAAIYFKFPPEWVYLLFLTEEVIKWGGSLYRVKTRKWIKNLIGR